The DNA segment GGGACCGTCGGCGCCTCGCCGGCCCCACGGACGAGCGCGCGGCTGGCGGCGCAGCGCCGCACCCAGCGCGAGGCCGCCCTTTTGGCCGATTTGCTGCTTCCCAACAGCGCGGCGGAAACCGCGATCCTCCGAGCCGCGCTGGGGCCGGATCTGCCGCCGTGCCGCGTGGTGCCGAACGCCTGCGACGCGGAGCGGTTCGGCCGCGGCGACGCGGCCCGCTTCGCCGCTCGCCACGGCGCGAGCGACTTCGTGCTGTGCGCGGCTCGCTGGGACGATCGCAAGAACTTGCTGCAACTCGCGGCGGCCATGCACGATACCGGCTTGCGCCTGGTCCTGGCTGGCGGCCGGCCCGACCCCGGGTACGCCGACCTGGTGAGGGCCCACCTCCCGCCCGGGGCCCTCGTGCTGGAGCACCTGGCCGCCGAGGATCTGGCCGACGCGTACGCGGCGGCGCGCGTCCACGCCCTGCCTAGCTGGTTCGAGACCCCCGGCCTGTCCAGCCTCGAGGCGGCGCTGGCGGATTGCGCCCTGGTCGTGGGCGATCGGGCCGCCGAGCGCGAGTACTTCGGTGATGCGGCGTACTACTGCGATCCGGGCGACGTCGCGAGCATCCGCCAGGCCATGCTGGCCGCGCACGCAAACCACGAGCGCGATCGTCCCGCCCGCGAGCGCCTCCGGGCGCGGATTCGCGCCGAGTTCAGTTGGGATCGGGCGGCGGCGGCGACGCTCGCGGCCTACGAGGAGGTCCTGGGCCGGCCGGCGCCGGCCGCCGGTACTTCGTCCCCGGCGGCGCCCGATCTGCCGCTGACGGTGCTGGTGCCCGAGCCGGCGCGGCCCGACTGGCTCGCCCGCACCGAGGCCGAACTCGGACCGGGCGATCGCCTGGAAAGCCTCCCGGAAGCCGCGTTCGGGCCCGCGGTGGCGGCTGCCGCGACGCCCCTGGTCTTGCGCCTGGAGGCCGGCACGGAGCTGCCGCCGGGCGGGCTGGCGCGGTTGCGGGCGCACCTGGCCCGGCAGCCGGGCGCCGCGGCGGTCGGGCCCGTCCTGCCAGGCGCGCCGGGCGTGCAGGGCGCCGATCTGGCGGCCTCGGCCACTGTATCGACCCGCTGCGAGCTGCTTGGCGGCCGCTGCCTGCTCATGCGCCGCGATCCGGTGGCGGCGGCGGGCGGCTGGGACGGGGCCCTGGCCCCCGAGCACGCGGATCGGGACCTGGCTTGGCGGCTGCGTCTGGCCGGGTACACGCTGCTCCTGGCCGGCGACGTCGTCGCCGCGCCGCCTGCGGCGCGGGCCGTGGCGCCGGAAGCGCTGGACGCGAGCGCGGATCGCCTCGCCGCGAAGCTGGAGCAATACTACGGCCGCGGCCTCGTGCCCACGGCCGAGGCCCTGTGGGGCGTCTCCGACTTCTTCCCCGCCATGGACCTCTGGGGCCCGGTGCCGACCGCCTTCGAGACGGACCCCGCCGATCCGCGGCGCGAGCGCTTGGCGGAGTCGTTCGCCGCGGCATTCGGCCCCGCCGATCCGGTCACCCTGGACGGCATACCCCCCGGCGGCACCGCGGCCGGCCTACCGCCTCCCGGCCCGGCACTCGCGCTCCGCCGCCCCCTTCCCCCCGGCGCCTCCCAGCCGGGCCGGGCTTCCGCCGGGCCTTCGCCGGTCGAAATCGCCGCCCGCGCGGTTGCGGGCCAGGGGCCCGGCGAGCGGATGCGCGTCGTGCGCCTGGCACCGGGCCGCCCCGTCTCGCCCGACCTGCTCCGCCAGGTCGCCGGCTACCGCCCGCGACCCGCCGGCCGGCCGCTGATCAGCGTGGTGGTGCGGGCAATCGACGCGGCCGACCATGCCCGGCTGTGCTTCGATGCGCTGCTGCGCTGCACGCAAGAGCCCTACGAGCTTGTAGTGGTGGACCCGGGAGTGGGCGCTCGCGCCGCGGGCGAGATAGCCCGCGTGCTGGCTCGGCGGCCCGAGGCGCTGTGGCTGCGACCTCCCGGCGCCGTGCCCGCCTGGAACTTCGGCCTTGCGGTGGCGCACGGCGAGTACGTGGCCCTGCTGGCCGGCGACGCGCTGGTGGCCGACGGCTGGCTGACCTACCTGCAGCGCCACCTGGAATCCGCGCCGGATCGCGTCGCCGTGGGACCGCGGTCCAACGTCGGCCCCGGCGATCAGGCGCTTGGCGGGACCGAGTTCGCGGGCGCGGGGGAGCTCCGCTCCCTGGCGCGGGCCCGCGCCAGGGATTTTGCCGGGGAGTGTCACCCCGTGCCGGTCCTGGGCGATTTCGCACTGCTCCTGCGCCGCGCACTGCTTGCGCGGGTCGGCGGATTCGACCCGGGTTACCCGGCGGGTTCACTCGCAGCCGCTGACTTCCTGCTTCGGGCCCGCCTCGCCGGTGGCACGTGCGCGCTCGCCGAGGATGTCTACGTGCATCAGTTCGGCCTCGCCGGGGGCTCCGGTGCGGCGGGCCCGGACCGCGAGCTAGCGCTGGAACGCTTCGGGACCGTGTGGGGCCCGCTTCCGGCAGATCCTACGTTGGCCGACCTGGAAGCGCGGTTCGCCGCCGCGCGGGCGGCGGCAGACGCGGTGGACCTGTTCCGGCCCCTCCCCGACCCGGCCGCGTCCCAGCTTCTCGGCGAGCCGCTCTCGGTATCGGGCATGAAGGCGTGCAACCTCCTGCTGTCGGCCGACTGGGACTCGCCGGGCGAGAAGTGGCGGCAGGCCATGGCCTGGTTCGCCAGGACATTCGATCAGGCCGCACCGGTCGCGCTGCTGCTACTCGCCCCCCCGGAGTCGGCCCTGGATGCGATCTCCGCACTGCTCGACGAGGTGCGCCCGGCCGGCGACGGCCCGGATCTCCTGGTGGTCGAGGAGCGTGTGAGCCTGGCGGGGGCCGTGGCCGCCGCGCGCGCCGTGATCCTGACGGGAGCGGCCGGCGACGCCCCCCTGGCCCGGGCGGCCGGACTGCTGGGAGTGCCGCTGTGCCACGGGGCGGATCCCGAGGCGCTCGCGGCGCTGGCGGCCGACCTGGGCGCAAAACCTCACGCCAATTTTATGTAAGATTTGTTACATAACCCGTGTTTACATGGGAGCAACGGGTAAGTTATGTTGTAAGCGGAGAACGAGCTCTCCGTCTCGACTCAGGTCCCAGGGACAAGGACTGGTCCCAGGGGGGTAATGCATGGAGGGCGGATTGCCCAGGTCAAACCTCGGCCTATGGTCGGGAGTCGCCGTCGCCATGGCGGCGTCGACGCTGACCGCCGGCTGCCAGCTCATGAGGGGCGAACGGGAGACGAGCGCCCTGGGCCTCGCCGTCCAGGCGCCCGCGATGCAGGCGGCGATCTCGTTCAAGAACGATCCGCCCAAGGGGATGACCTCCGAGGAGTTCGCCGTCCGCGCCAACGACCCGGGCAGCCTCGTCGTCAACTTCCGTCGCCAGGGTCTCGACCGGCGGGCACAAGCCATCGTCGGCGGTGTCTGGTACGAGATACGGGCTTACTACACCGAGGCGGTGGTGCGTTCGGCAGCGAACCTGGCCGACTTCCACATGGGCGTCAAGGCCCGCCCCAACAGCCTGATCGGCTACTCCCTCAACGTGCCGCCGCAGGGCAACCAGGTGGCCCCCGGCACGATCGGCGTGGGAGTCTTGCGGTACGCGCAGCATCCCACCCTCGACGATCCGATCTATCCGTCGCTGGTCGATCCGACCAAGACGATCAACCCGGTGAGCGGGCCCGGTCTGTACTTCCTGGATCGCGGCATCCTGCGCACCGAGCACGACGCGGGGTTCCCGCCACCGGTTCGGGATGTCTTCGGCTCCGTGCCCTCGCGCATCGTGCCGAGCCACAGCGAGGTCGGCAACCTCAAGCTGGGCATGGCGGCGGCCGAGTACCTCCTCAACAACCTCTGGGTCGGGGGCCTGACCTACTGGACCGGCACGGCCAGCGCCAGCGCGGCGTCCGTGGTCCAGGATCGGCCGCTCACCGACAACAACACCATCACCCCCTGGCGCTATTACAAGTGGAAGATCCCGTTCAGCGCCGACAAGGCGGATTTCGGCAAGACCCTGCCGCTCGGCCGGCTGGTATTCGACGTCCGCGTCATCGGCGCGGACGGCCAGGCCATCGTCTTCGGCCAGCAGGGAGCGATGCTGGGCTCGGGCAACAACGTGCTCGACATCATCACGTACGGCAATGGCCAGGGCCTGGTCAGCAACTCCGACCTCAACCTGCCGCCCTATATCGGGCCGGCGACCGGCGGCGGCAACGTGGCGCCGGAACCCGCGATCGTCCCGACGCCGATGCCCACGCCACGGCCGGGCCGCCGCTACCAGATCGTCGCCACGATCTCGGGAAACGGCGCGGGACTGCAGGACGGTCCGGTGGCGAGCGCCAAGTTCAAGGATCCGGTCGCGGGCGCCGTGGGCCCGGACGGCAGCCTGTACGTCGCGGACTTCGAGAACAACCTGATCCGGGTGGTCTCGAACGTCGGCAGCGAGAGCTCCGTGGTCCGCACCCTGCCCGGTTCGCAGGGCCTCCTCAAACCGAGCGGCGTCGCGGTGGACGGGGCGGGCAACGTGTTCGTGGGCGACCACGAGCATAGCGCCATCGTGAAGATCGCGCCCAACGGCCAGGTGACGACCCTCGCGTCGGGCATCGGCAAGCCGCGTGGCGTCGCCGTCGCTCCAGACGGGACCGTGTACTTCGCCAGCGACACCGGCCACTTCATCGGCAAGATCTCGCCGGCCGGCCAGGTGACTCGCTTGGCGGGAAGCTCGGCGGGCAACGTGGACGCCACCGGGGAGGCCGCGCGGTTCTTCAACCCGTACGGCATTGCGCTCGACATCAACGGCAACCTCCTGGTCGCCGACTCGACCAACTCGACCATCCGGCGCGTCAACGTCACGACCGGCCAGGTCACGACCATCGCGGGCACGAGCCGCGGCGACCTGGTCAACGTCAACCGCCTGGACCACACGTCCGGCGTCGTCTCCGACCGGTTCGGCAACATCTACATCGCCGACACGGGCGATCACATGATCAAGATCCTGACGGTGGACAACACGACCGAGGTCCTCGCCGGGACCGGCGTGGCCGGGTTCCAGGATGGCCCGGCACTGACGGCGCAGTTCAACCTGCCCTACGGCATCACGATCGACGCGTCCGGCGACCTGTACGTCTTCGAAGTAGGAAACGACAAGGTCCGCGTCATCCGGTAAGGGCAGACCTGCCGAGTAGGGCCGGCCTCGCAGATTAGCCCGGTGGGGCCGGCCTCCGTGCCGGCCTCGCAGAATGGCCCGGTGGGGCCGGCCTCCGTGCCGGCCTCGCAGAATGGCCCGGTGGGGCCGGCCTCCGTGCCGGCCAAGAAGATCAAATCCCCGGAGTCGCCAGGACGACCTCCGGGGATTCGGGTCTTTGCGAACCTACACCGTCCAGAACGCCGGGGCGCCGGCCGACGCCGGGTAGAGGCCCACCGGCGGCTCGGGCTTGAACACCGGTTGCGGCGGAAGGCCGCCGCGCTCGGCCCCGACGGGCAGTTCGATGAACGCCTGGTTCGGCCCGGCAGACGGGTTGGGCGGCGCGATGCCGGTCGGCGGCGCCGGCGGCGGGTTGCGCAGCGCGGGCGGCAGTTGCCCGACGCCGGCGTTCTGCGCGGGCGCCGGCGCGTTCTGCGGTGGCGGCGCCGCCGGGTTGAGCGCGGTGGTGAACGTGGCGAGGGCATTGGCAAGGGTCGCCAGCGCGCTCGAGACGTCCTGCCCCTTGTTGAGAACCTCGCCGAGGTTGGTCACGGCTGCCGAGAGCGTCTGGAAGACCTGCCTGGGATCGGGCTTCTGCGCGCCGCCGGCCGGCGCGGCGGGCGGAGGCGCCCCCGCGCCCGCGTTGGCCGCCGATCGCCGCCTGGCCGCCTCTTCGTTGGCCTGCAGCTGGAACGTTATCGGCTCGGACGTCTGAAAGAACGGCTGGCTGGTGCTGAATGGCGCCGGGAAATCTGGCATCCTTGTCCCTCCCTGGGTAACCGCAGCTCCTTTGCGGAGAAGGGGCCGCTACCTGGAGCCCCCCTGCTTACATAATACCGCAACGCGCGGGCAAGCTAACCAAGATAGACGCCTCGGGGCCCGGCGAAAAGCCTCTCAGAGGCTACCCATGTAGGCGATCCTGGGAGGGCTGCCCGACGTCGGGAAGAACACCTTGATCGGGGCGGGGAGGCCGGCGACGCCTTCCTTCTTGGCGATGAACCAGCTCTGCATCCGGCCGAGTTCGGCCGTGCTCCCGAAGCCGATGCCCGTCTCGGCATCGTCCCGCACGCGGGTGACCTGGACCGGCACGGCGTAGAACCGGGCGTTCTCCCAGGCCTTGTGGAACGAGAAGGAGCGGAGATCCTGGGTGAGATCCGTCTTCGTCGAGTTCAGGAGGCTCACATGGACGTACGGCATGACCGCCTTGGCCGCCGCGTCCTCGTCCGGGTTCAGCAAGGCGGACATGAACGCGTTCAGGAGGTCCTCGGCCTGTTTCGGTTCGTCGGGAGGAGGTGTCGCGCCGGGGCCGGACGCGGTCGCTCCGGGCGTCGGGACCGGCAGGCCCACGGCGGCCGGCGCCTGGCTCGCGAGCAGGCGCAGCAGATCCGGCAATTGCGCGCAGGCACCCAGCATGAGGGCCGACAGGCCGAGAAAGGGTCCGACGAGGCGGGGGGAGTTCACCCCTTCAGCTTACTTCGCCGCGGCGATCGTCGTGTCGAACTTGCCGGCGATTTCCCCGCGGATGCCGTTGAGCTTCTCGACCTGCTTCTCGATGCCCTTGACGCCGAAGAACTGGGCCAGGATGGGCGGCACCGTGGAGACGATGGCCGAGATCGGCAGGCTGAAGATGTTGAAGGCGAAACGCAGGATCCACACAGCGGCGATCGACGCGATGTCCACCGCCGTGACGCCGCGGGCGATCCACTTGATGGCATTGTTGGCCTTTCCGGCCTTCTCGCCGGACGCCTGCAGGTGCTGCAGCATCTCGAGGCGCTTTTCCGGGCCGGCCTTGAGCAGCATGATGTAGATCTCGGCCTGGTTGAGCTTGCCGCTCTTGTCGAGGTCGACCGCCTCGAAGTTGGCGATGCCGAACTCGGACCTGTCGAGTTGCTTGTCGGTGGTGCGAGCCTCGCCGATCACCAGCTTGCCGCCGTCGAAGATCTGCAGCATCGCGTCGGAGAGCACGAGGGCGTCCTCGACGATCGGTATCTCCTGCTGCGCGCCGGAGACCTGGAGCCCGCCGCCGGGACCCTTGGGGAGGGCGTCGCCCGCCCGGGTCAGCGCCGTCTGTCCGTCGCCGAGGGTCGAAAGCACGTTTCCGGCCCGGCCAAGGCCCGAGGGCGCCAGCCTGAACATCTCGATCGGGTTCATGCCGATACTCATGTGCTATCTCCTCCTGTCCACCGGGAGTTATCGAGTTGTTAATTGGGTTATAGGTGCAGGAGAAGTTAGAGTTGACACAAGCTTTGGTTAAGCTTCGGGGCCGGAGCCACCAGCTGCATCGGTGGCGCAGGCCTCCGTGCCTGCGTCCGAGATGCGCCAGGTCAGTTGAGCGCCGCTATGAGGCCCTTCCGGGACTTACCTGCCGTCGGCGAGGTCGACGAACTCGTCGAGATATGGCCAGGTCGGCGGCGGCTCCGGCCGCGGCCGCCAGGGCTCGGGCAGTTCGCGCCGGAGGTACTCGCGGGCCCGCCGCGTTTCGTCGAGGGCACGCCGGATGTCCCACCGGAGCTGATCGATGAGGAACGTGAGGCTGTCGCGTTCGAAAGGCGGCTGGGGCTGCCAGGGGTAGGACGGCCCCGGATCGAGCGGGTTCTGCGGATCGTGCGGCCAGGGCCGGCCGGGGCGATCGTAGCCGGGATCCCAGGGCTGCCTTGGCTCGGGTTGCCGCGGAGGCCTGCCCGAGGGCGGATCCCAGGGCTGCCGCGGGCTGCCCGGTCCCGGATCGAGCGGGTTCTGGGGATCGCGAGGTTGCCAGGGCGTGCGCCCTTCAGGCGGCACCGGCCGCCCGGGCCGATCCCGCTCCGGAGCTCCCGGCCGCCCCGTACGATCGCGATCCGGGACTCCTGGCCGTTGCGGCGTGCGGGTGTCGGGCGGTACCGGGCGCCCCCCGCGGTCGGGGGTGCCGGGCGGATTCCGGCGCGAGTCGGCGCCGCCGGGTCCGGGATCGAGCGGGTTCTGGCCCGGATCGCCGTCGCGGTAGCGGTAGCGCCGGCCGGCCGGCCGGGCCGCCAGGAGGAACGCATCCGCCTCGGCCAGGCGATCGGCGACAGACGAGAGGCGGCGCTCGGCCGCGTCGTCGTTGCCATAGCGGCCCCGGTCGCGCAGGTCGCGATCGGCCCGTTCGGCCTCGCGACCGGCCTCGCGCAGTTCGGATTCGGCGCGCCGGAGGTTCGAGAGCTGATCGTCGGGCCAGAGTTGCCAGCCGGGCAGTTCCCGCTGGCGCAACTCGATAGCCCGGCGCACGTCCGCCAGATCGCGTTCTATGCGGTTGCGGACGCTGGACAGTTCGCGGCGAGCCGCCTCGGCACCGCCGTAGGAATAGCTGGGCTCCCAGGTGTCGCCGGGAAGCCAGTCGTCGGTGAGGGGGAGTTCCGGCGCCACGGGCGGCGGTAGTGGCCGCTCCGGGCGGGTCGCGGGGGTGATCGGGGTCCTGCGCAGCGGGGCCGGGCTGGCGTTCTCAGGCACTGGCGATCTCCTATTCTCGTGCCATGGCTTATCGGCGCCGCGCGGCCAGGCTTCCGGCCGGCCGGTAAAGAGAGGGTCAAGATCGCGCCAAGGAATGTTGAACCTCGCCGAACATTAACCGCCCTTCAAAAGTGCGTTGCCCGCGGCAAGGACGGCGCGCTCCGGCCCGACAAGGGGAGCGTTGCTGGTAAACGCCTAACGCCGGAGGGATGAAATGTCTGTCAAGCGCCTGCCTACGCCCGTATCCGCGCAGCCCGCGCACAAGTGCCCGCCGCCCAAGCCGCGGCCGCCGATCGTGATCTGCAAGCCGCCGATCAAGCTGCCCAGGCCGCCCCGGCCGGACGATTTCTGCGGCACCGGGCCCCGGCCCCCGCTTCCGCCCCGGATCCACGACGCGCTCAAGGCCGCGGCCGACCGGTAGAGAAGCTCGACGGCGCTGCTCGGCCAGGGCAACCTCGCCAAAACCTTGGGCCGGCACCGAAAGGTGCCGGCCCGGATTTTTCCTCTGGCAATCTGACCGCCACGCGCATGGTCAATCGAAGTAACCATCGCATTGCGCGTTGCCATTCGCGTCGTAGTGGCA comes from the Candidatus Tanganyikabacteria bacterium genome and includes:
- a CDS encoding glycosyltransferase, with the protein product GTVGASPAPRTSARLAAQRRTQREAALLADLLLPNSAAETAILRAALGPDLPPCRVVPNACDAERFGRGDAARFAARHGASDFVLCAARWDDRKNLLQLAAAMHDTGLRLVLAGGRPDPGYADLVRAHLPPGALVLEHLAAEDLADAYAAARVHALPSWFETPGLSSLEAALADCALVVGDRAAEREYFGDAAYYCDPGDVASIRQAMLAAHANHERDRPARERLRARIRAEFSWDRAAAATLAAYEEVLGRPAPAAGTSSPAAPDLPLTVLVPEPARPDWLARTEAELGPGDRLESLPEAAFGPAVAAAATPLVLRLEAGTELPPGGLARLRAHLARQPGAAAVGPVLPGAPGVQGADLAASATVSTRCELLGGRCLLMRRDPVAAAGGWDGALAPEHADRDLAWRLRLAGYTLLLAGDVVAAPPAARAVAPEALDASADRLAAKLEQYYGRGLVPTAEALWGVSDFFPAMDLWGPVPTAFETDPADPRRERLAESFAAAFGPADPVTLDGIPPGGTAAGLPPPGPALALRRPLPPGASQPGRASAGPSPVEIAARAVAGQGPGERMRVVRLAPGRPVSPDLLRQVAGYRPRPAGRPLISVVVRAIDAADHARLCFDALLRCTQEPYELVVVDPGVGARAAGEIARVLARRPEALWLRPPGAVPAWNFGLAVAHGEYVALLAGDALVADGWLTYLQRHLESAPDRVAVGPRSNVGPGDQALGGTEFAGAGELRSLARARARDFAGECHPVPVLGDFALLLRRALLARVGGFDPGYPAGSLAAADFLLRARLAGGTCALAEDVYVHQFGLAGGSGAAGPDRELALERFGTVWGPLPADPTLADLEARFAAARAAADAVDLFRPLPDPAASQLLGEPLSVSGMKACNLLLSADWDSPGEKWRQAMAWFARTFDQAAPVALLLLAPPESALDAISALLDEVRPAGDGPDLLVVEERVSLAGAVAAARAVILTGAAGDAPLARAAGLLGVPLCHGADPEALAALAADLGAKPHANFM
- a CDS encoding SMP-30/gluconolactonase/LRE family protein encodes the protein MEGGLPRSNLGLWSGVAVAMAASTLTAGCQLMRGERETSALGLAVQAPAMQAAISFKNDPPKGMTSEEFAVRANDPGSLVVNFRRQGLDRRAQAIVGGVWYEIRAYYTEAVVRSAANLADFHMGVKARPNSLIGYSLNVPPQGNQVAPGTIGVGVLRYAQHPTLDDPIYPSLVDPTKTINPVSGPGLYFLDRGILRTEHDAGFPPPVRDVFGSVPSRIVPSHSEVGNLKLGMAAAEYLLNNLWVGGLTYWTGTASASAASVVQDRPLTDNNTITPWRYYKWKIPFSADKADFGKTLPLGRLVFDVRVIGADGQAIVFGQQGAMLGSGNNVLDIITYGNGQGLVSNSDLNLPPYIGPATGGGNVAPEPAIVPTPMPTPRPGRRYQIVATISGNGAGLQDGPVASAKFKDPVAGAVGPDGSLYVADFENNLIRVVSNVGSESSVVRTLPGSQGLLKPSGVAVDGAGNVFVGDHEHSAIVKIAPNGQVTTLASGIGKPRGVAVAPDGTVYFASDTGHFIGKISPAGQVTRLAGSSAGNVDATGEAARFFNPYGIALDINGNLLVADSTNSTIRRVNVTTGQVTTIAGTSRGDLVNVNRLDHTSGVVSDRFGNIYIADTGDHMIKILTVDNTTEVLAGTGVAGFQDGPALTAQFNLPYGITIDASGDLYVFEVGNDKVRVIR